aaaaattctaggaCTCAATTTATCTACAACCTTTTTTCAGGACCCAATTTAGCAATTTTGCTATTTTTCAGGTTaagaattgaataaaaatattgaaaatttgatttggtttgatattatttaattgtaatactatgattattgtctttttgtaatttaatgtaatcacATAACAGtcctaatttatgtttttcactattttaatcattattaatagtacatattagtctattatactactatatgtatcaatatacatatacttagtGTAAAATGAagtcgttttttttattcaggaTAAACTCCGAAAAGGCTGATGGAATTTCGATGTGGTtcacaatgttatattaactattataacagAGAAAGGTtcatgtttatagtttattgaaacaacttaattaataaaatgtctatgatacaatcaaattttaatacgaGACACGTGTTGTATTTACTGTTGTGCTCTCCCACCGCCAGACATCTCCACTTCCTAGCTGCTGTcaccataattattaactgtaccatgatattatttttgttatttgacaGTTTCCTTGTGTgtgtaaattagtattttttttcattcaatacTTCTTATGTTTAGcaacaaaaaagaaaatttaaaggGTATTAACTTGCAATTATTTTCATGGGCGACGCCGTGAGGATACAGCTAGTATTAGACAGTATAGTACTATAGgtagtgtatataaatatgaagtttaaaatttgaaaaactaagttctaaattatttctacTAAGTTATCGAATTTTAGCAAAGGTCTAATAGGATAAGACAAAGTGGGGAGATAACTTCACACACGTCaacatttctttaaataattataaactaatcaaaaatagttattcataatattattttcaattattctgTGATCTCTGAAGAGtaccaaaacaaaaaacattgcCAAGAATCGGAAAAAagtcttataaaatacatgattTAGACATAAATGTAGACTGAAAGTACTAATCAATACGCGACTGTAACTTatattggttaaaaaaataatttttaacttaaataaaatagttggtTTGACTAGCcttgcaaataatttataacttataaggtataatattttattataaatacccaCAACACATATTAAAAGGTCTTAAATGGTAAACGTATGAACtcgataataatgtataaataataggttaaCAGATGAatgttaaagaaataaatataatgttttttatcatcaatatCATCAAACATAAGTTTTACCGATTTAAGTTTAGTCACTTaacaatcattaaattattaattttatctaaagttgtttaaataatgaatatacgaAACGtgtaagatatatttatatttcttgaatttttgtgaattttatatattaaaaaaaaatgtttggaacTTTGTGCTTCGTTCAGCTAGCTTTCTTTTTAAAGAGAAAGAAaccattttactttaatagtaACTAAATGGCAGTCAGTGgaataactatttttcaatatttgacaGACAGACaagaaatttagttttttaattattacttttggtGGTGGATTAAATGaggttttcattttattatttgatttgttcttactttttttagttaaacacATGCATTGAATTTTGACGGCATTCGAAAACTATCCTAattcctaataatatatagcattaacaaagtattaattgttaatttctgATCTAGAACATTGTGAATGAAACAATGAAACTGCAACACAAGGTTAGGCACGGGATCATGACCGGTGGTCTATCAAAGACGGGTagaatacaatataggtacctatgtacgTGATTTCAAAATTGGTGAATTATTTAAGCCGTATCAAGAAGTAGTTTACAGGAGGGAATTAAACATTATCCGATCGAATTCCACGATAAGCAGTAACAAAAACATTAGTTATTTGGCAAATTTTAGCCGTTGTTCAAAATCAGGCCTTAAACCGATATTCCAGtgtaattttgaattgtgAGACCTCGTGAAGCATTTTAGCTCTCGATAAAAAAAGCagatttttgtttcaatttattttaacttttggtttataatttgattattactcatttaattgtaaatgaaCCTTTTTTTATAACGAACACATATCATGTAgggtttatataaattaaatcagttattttttaaaagacaaGGGCTTGAAAATGAAACCATCCTGCAGTAATCGCATTAGtaagatattttttgaaatgtgaCCGTCATtctttgttattacttattactattataaggatgagaatgaaaaatgtatacgaaATAAGTTCGAAAtaatttcgataaaataaaatgtagtaggttacataatactataatagatcaacttaataatatacaatttgtagaaaacataaaaccagctaaattttacttattaatacgattaaaaaaaaaataatttgttttttatatttaagatacaAATAACAACAGATTTCTATGTATAACTTTTGTGTAcaaacttattagttattcttCAACACAATATACGTTTCTTTTAATCTTTCACAAATGtccttaactatttttaattttgcataaaTGTTACCATTAAAATATCGCTTATGTACGAGTAACTTCATTTAATTTCCGTGTCTCACGATGATTTAAAGATTACACACGAGGTATTAGTATCGCTAGGTAgagttatagttattatcgATCATTTTTTTCACCCATTGACACGaaaaaactaacaaattaACTAACGGCCATGTAAAATGCTCACTACAATTCAGATTATCTCGAAAATGAGTGTACAAtatagtttgtatttatacaccACGGTTAGATGATTGAATCCTTCCGATTTGTTACACTCTGTATACATCTCGGCTGCGTATACATGTACACAATGACCTATTCTTCGGCTCCCTTGCATTTGCTGTCAGCAGTGtcgattgattttttttcagtttcaaTTAAGCCTATAGTGAAATTTAATAAGCCACAGCGAACTAAAATTGAAACGCCTTAGCGGTGCGTGTACACTATCAGTGCTCCTACATGTGATCGAAATGTATTCTGGTTGGCAATTTAACGCGCCTTATCTGAATAAGTATTAGACATGTCTACAAGTGTTCAAACACATATGACGTAATTTGTATGTGTGCGTGttttgtgcgtgtgtgtgagtgcgtgtgtgtgtgcgtgcgtgtgtAGATTGTGCGTGTACAGTATGTAGCGGATTCTTATACCAGTAGGTACAGTTCATACAACTGTTTCAGTCTGTCTCGAAACGTTACGCATTTACGTTTCGCCAACTTTCGCTAACGGTCGCCAGGCATATTgcacatttaaacataaaatggcAAGTTCATTGAGTCCTCTTCAAATTTCACAACTAAGAGATTCATGGTCAGTTCTTGCACAGGATCCGACCAAATTGGCGTCAGCATTGGTCAtcaggtacctatttatacataaatacaaaatatttaattacaatactcATAAACTTGTTTATGGGCCATTAAAATCTagctatttgaattttttttgattttgaatttaagaTGTTATTCTTGTATAACGAATCAACAATTGaatgatgtattattgttatgtgaGAAtccaatataaaatcaatattgataaaatgtattcaaaatttccatcaatacaaattaattttaatataaaatctcgtacgttttttattatctctaagaatatttatataaattaaagttatagttTGAaagatttcatatttaatataaatatttctgcaTACtatcgttaaataaaaatatcttattaaaatcGAATACTTTTGTgacataatatctattaatattatattactcttaaatatataattgtaatatatttgttggTAGTTCAAtcaattatgaaattttttttcaaaattaactttgtatttatgttttagcctatcttagtattattagttattaatttaatcaccataaataattggtttatattttggaattttaactgttaaaaCAACTGCTGGAGTTTTATTGACGCAACAACATTAAACATGACAAGTCGCAGTAATAAATCACATTTAGCTTTGAAATTATTACTCTTAAAATGTAgcatttcttatttaaaatattaaattaataaataataaaaatagtattaatgataatgatttctatatcttaaatttgtttaattgttaTCTACGATAACTcttctataaaaatgttgaaatcgaatagtttttattttatgttttatgcatataattaattattattatcaatactgacaaattatttcagattttacatgtttttttcTGTGTATGATCAATTTAATACTGctcttaataatatgtgtcaCTATAAGGTTATTCAAAGAAAATCCCGAGTACCAATCATTATTCAAACGACTTAAGAACTTATCGATGGATGAACTTGCGTCTAATCCCCAGTTTATATCACATGCATCAAAAGTAGGTGCTGCATTAGGGTCGACTATTGATCATCTTGATAAACCTGAAGAATTAGAAACAATACTTACAAATCTTggcattaaacataaaaaatatggacTTACACCAAAACATTTTCAGGTGAgtgaatatttatgattacctatatgattatcaaaaaatcaatgtattttttatatgaaatatattgtacattattttattttaataccaaattgatcaaataaaattatggggaaaaatatatatcaagttaaaaaataaaatacgacaataattagatttaaacgcctatttactttttatttatattcatatattaaaaaaaaaaatagatagaactaaagtttataatacacttaatatttatatatataaaaaaaaaatacgatacatataattgatattaaatgaagataagatttttatttttctaagtagaattttgttttacttattatttatagtattatattatctttaagatgtatttactgtaaatatttagttgcATTTCTACATATCGTAGAATCTATTAAAGACATAAATTGAAAAGTAAAAGGTTTTcaacaaaactataaatgtttAGTACCAAGATacgtttagtataaaaatcgattgataaagtaataaaaaataatattacatgctttaaaaattagctaattaaatactaaccatgtatataaatcattcacagtaattagtatttttatttcaattgtatctaattttatttttagagcttttatgttttattgggagtcaaatgttatttttgtcatttattatacaaatgtatacctatacattactTACATTATCATGatttatcaatgataatagatatctgagtatattttataatgattatgaacTTGATCacaatctataataaataaataatacaacaaaatagtttttcatatAATCTAATCCTATAAAATGCCAATTGAAGTTACTTGAACTATATtcacacataaataataaataattttcaaacatatattgcatagatattatacacctagtaaaaaaaaatcatataatttatgaaatcatTAACTAAATGCATATCGttttgtttgattatattattttattgtttatttactaaCACAAGAGGTTGtgctttaatttatcaaattataacaattaaatatttaaaatgatcttattttaatggttgaaattaattgttatttgtaggtgttttaatttttacatattaatattaatgtatagtttcgtattttaatttatttaatacattttatgttttataaaataattaataaaaaaaatataaaatgtaatattaaaataattaaaaaattgtattcaactaAACtccatattatatgcatacaatatgtatacatatataatatatatacgtatatgtatgataaaatatatatattatcaaaaaagttaaaagtattataattttataacttgaatcaaaattatatatttgacagcttgataaaaatttttttttaattattctacaaaaataaagtaatataaaaattaataaatattaaattatttcataaaaaagtgaatgttatgtatttatatatctattggCTTTAGTTCATTTATGTggatatgaaataataatattaatgtttggtTTTTGACggataaaataagtataatgataTCATGCGTTCAATAAGTTTTTGACCTTAGTAGGTACCAGCATTATTGATCAGTATTTTTAcatcagtattatatttttgttatacaatCTGACGTGTcatcaaaaattgtaatgataagctaaattatattacacatataaatattaactattatctgCACTATTAATGTTTAAGGTCATTGGCAACGTTTTGGTGTCCATGATAGCAGAAGCAATCGGTGATAGTGATCCAGAATTATTAGATTTGTGGAAGTCTAGTTTATCTTCCGTACTAAATATTGTGATTGCAGCATGCAATAATTAAGTGAGTAAAACATGttcgttaaattattttagaatcgTTTTTGAGAATAATCCATAAGATTTTCTGTATTATTTGAAGTACTTAATTTTAGATACCTAGAAAAGCAAtgtatgttttcattttacaatctatatatatatatatatatatttcattttaatatataggtatgtatatctATGTTTGAAACATTTGTTATAGTAAATCAAATTCTTCTATTTCTAATATCAATACCTTTGTtcaatcttttatttatttattttttggggGAGAGGGGAATTAGAAAATTGGGAgtggattttaatatttttttgatacttaaaaataaataactaaaataaatacatcaaattcataaataattgaaaattattttgtaatttaaatttaaaacattttaaaatatgcatacctaaatattttaacacaaagagtttcataaaattattccttactaaaattaaaaataaaattgagtattatacttattacataaatatattttaaaaacgtttgaaGTTTATATTCGATAAACATGGGTATTCTTGCTTAAAATctcgttttgaaaaatattttttagttaaaaactaatataatatttaatttttatagcttaAGGTTATAAAACTAGTTAGATATATAGGTTGAAAAATTGTCTCAGAaaagtttttcgtatacaatgatttatcattgaattttaattcaactCATTAATTACATTGACTTACTTTATAATGATGTACACTTGACATGTATTTTACATGAGATCGATTATCTACTtgaccatatttttaattattcgatttaaataaggctatcattttataaatatctatactcTTGATAAATTATGGATGATTTccataaatatagtaaaaagtaaaactctaataagttaaaaaaagtaagttttaaattcaaattaatattaggaaCACAATACTTTTCATAATACGTACTTGTTAGTTACTAGTTACTACCATTATATATCTACATCAGTCGTTAATCAAATAAAGaagattttacaattttatataatatacgcttaTAGTTAAAGCAGTTTacttatcattttttcaagtgttttacgtatattacaaagaatcatttaaaaatatacgtaaatagATGTGGCCACTCTGGATttaatttcgaatttttttttgtatacttattctaaaatgtgtcataaaaacgtttattaaatttgtattcttGTTTtcatgtaggtacattatatattatatagttcattaaacttatttagtaaaattatggatttattgtagattctataataatcgttttcactcaaatattaatttttaattttattcaaaactttaaacactttttactttaatattaaatgctaatattgttttaatggtCACTAGTGGCTACATTAGGAAATTTATTGCTGTTACGCTAGGTCAGCTTTACCCCTCCTATctatttcaaatttgaactataaactttAAGTCTTAACTAATAACCATTAACACCTagcataaatgtattttataatttaataaaataaataataattgtttgactAGAggaaatgtattgttttagatTCGTGACAATAATTTAGTGATGGTATCGTTATtactcaatttattaattgttactaTATATGCCATTTGACGGATGATGAGTGTTATTACCTTTCGTAATAATGTTATTCGTGTATTTTTGTCGAgggttgttaaattttatggtctcatactaatatactatatactatattgttcagataaattaataatatatatgtcatGTTCTTAAT
The DNA window shown above is from Aphis gossypii isolate Hap1 chromosome 2, ASM2018417v2, whole genome shotgun sequence and carries:
- the LOC114119281 gene encoding neuroglobin-like isoform X6; this encodes MASSLSPLQISQLRDSWSVLAQDPTKLASALVIRLFKENPEYQSLFKRLKNLSMDELASNPQFISHASKVGAALGSTIDHLDKPEELETILTNLGIKHKKYGLTPKHFQVIGNVLVSMIAEAIGDSDPELLDLWKSSLSSVLNIVIAACNN